In the genome of Bradysia coprophila strain Holo2 unplaced genomic scaffold, BU_Bcop_v1 contig_232, whole genome shotgun sequence, one region contains:
- the LOC119077015 gene encoding gamma-interferon-inducible lysosomal thiol reductase-like gives MRFLKLVTLIAILVLISQCTAAQKAKDDKVIVSLYYETLCPDCIEFISKQISRAWKLMGNYFDIEFVPYGNAKTLPTSPPTFQCQHGKSECEGNKMHACAIKHIPEPKITQFIVCSMSSKDPPNAGQKCAQLLNVDFSLIQSCVATTGEGDQLLYDFGVQTNNLQPPHQYVPWILFNGNFDEQDNDKADKDLVRVICTKLRNAPDICNSVDLIV, from the exons ATGAGATTCCTTAAACTTGTCACTCTAATCGCTATATTGGTTTTGATTAGTCAATGCACCGCAGCACAGAAG GCAAAGGACGACAAGGTGATTGTCAGTCTCTATTACGAAACACTGTGTCCGGACtgcattgaatttatttcgaaacaaATCAGCAGAGCATGGAAATTGATGGGAAACTACTTTGACATTGAATTTGTACCTTATGGCAATGCAAAG ACCCTACCCACTTCTCCTCCAACATTTCAATGTCAGCACGGAAAAAGCGAATGCGAAGGAAACAAAATGCACGCCTGTGCAATCAAACACATTCCCGAACCGAAAATCACTCAATTCATTGTCTGTTCGATGTCAAGCAAAGATCCTCCGAATGCCGGTCAGAAATGTGCCCAATTACTAAATGTTGACTTTAGTCTCATTCAGTCGTGTGTGGCTACAACCGGCGAAGGTGACCAATTATTGTACGATTTTGGAGTGCAAACGAATAATCTGCAACCACCGCACCAATATGTTCCTTGGATTCttttcaatggaaattttgatgaacagGACAATGATAAGGCGGATAAAGATCTGGTTCGAGTTATCTGTACAAAATTACGGAATGCACCCGACATTTGTAATAGTGTCGATTTGATAGTTTAG
- the LOC119077014 gene encoding protein unc-119 homolog gives MSLIGKKLNPQLRSEESDSDNMKSKGETKFMTPEDIFNLTKISDDYLCSPDANIYEIDFTRFKIRDLETNAVLFEIAKQPSEQYSDDGVTSPDGLQSDIDPNAGRYVRYQFTPQFLKLKTVGATVEFTVGHKPVNHFRMIERHFFRDRLLKTFDFDFGYCIPHSKNTCEHIYEFPTLPDELIEEMIANPFETRSDSFYFVENRLVMHNKADYSYDGGIAV, from the exons ATGAGTTTAATTGGCAAAAAGCTGAACCCTCAATTGAGAAGTGAAGAATCCGACTCGGATAATATGAAATCAAAAGGCGAAACAAAGTTCATGACACCAGaagatattttcaatttaacgaaaatatcgGACGATTATCTCTGCAGTCCGGACGCTAACATATACGAAATCGATTTTACAAGATTCAAAATTCGCGATCTCGAAACAAATGCGGTCTTGTTTGAGATAGCCAAACAACCAAGTGAACAATATTCAGACGATGGTGTTACAAGTCCAGATGGATTGCAAAGCGACATTGATCCGAATGCGGGGAGATACGTTCGGTATCAATTTACTCCGCAATTTCTCAAATTGAAAACAGTTGGTGCTAC GGTAGAATTTACGGTGGGACACAAGCCAGTGAACCATTTCCGCATGATAGAACGGCATTTCTTTCGTGATCGCTTATTGAAAACgttcgattttgattttggttATTGCATTCCTCACTCCAAGAACACCTGTGAACATATTTACGAATTTCCTACGCTACCGGATGAATTAA TTGAGGAGATGATAGCCAATCCGTTCGAAACCCGATCGgatagtttttattttgttgagaaTCGGTTGGTCATGCATAACAAAG cTGATTATTCGTATGACGGTGGAATTGCAGTATAA
- the LOC119077018 gene encoding uncharacterized protein LOC119077018, which translates to MLSSTSRSIVNGNLLRRFLNQRVNIMVNIEDIDSIGTTLTGKTTDNQSIQVCLSEPVTSPINGWVEIIGVPTGSDRINCEEVILFEERDGDEGFDTDSYDMLVQFLNNCEDVFKSG; encoded by the exons atgttgtcaTCAACGAGTCGTAGCATCGTCAACGGAAACTTGTTACGCCGTTTCCTCAACCAACGCGTAAACATCATGGTTAACATTGAAGATATCGATTCGATCGGCACAACACTAACGGGAAAGACCACCGACAATCAGTCCATCCAAGTTTGCCTCTCCGAGCCGGTAACGTCGCCAATTAATGGCTGGGTCGAAATAATTGGTGTTCCGACCGGATCCGATCGAATAAACTGTGAAGAG GTGATCCTTTTCGAAGAGCGTGATGGTGACGAGGGTTTCGACACGGATTCATATGATATGCTCGTAcagtttttaaataattgtgaGGATGTGTTCAAGTCAGGTTGA
- the LOC119077010 gene encoding protein ABHD11, with protein sequence MNFIKQIVIQNRIFIRNYHITSFNCCKTNPVNLAYNSYENVDDRNEGSNEGSVVIMHGLFGSKQNWKSICKALHAKSNPKRKIIAVDARNHGESPHTSSHTYIDLAEDIRHFFEQNSITKSICIGHSMGGRAMMCFALKYPELVDRAIIVDVSPVRSSPSLIGMGGIFAAMTTVNIPATMKMSDGRSLANEQLMDAIPSKETRDFVLMNLVKGADGRFSWRANVDALHKNFNDHISTFPDSLAGKQYHGPVLFLAGSKSDYIKEGDLDGMKTIFPNSDLKFIDSGHLVHVERPYDFLDLVLNFINH encoded by the exons ATGAATTTCATCAAACAAATTGTGATCCAAAACCGCATCTTCATCAGAAATTACCACATCACTTCTTTCAATTGTTGCAAAACAAATCCGGTTAATTTGGCATACAATTCATACGAAAATGTTGACGATCGGAATGAAGGGTCAAATGAAGGTTCAGTTGTTATCATGCACGGTTTGTTCGGATCGaaacaaaattggaaaag TATTTGCAAAGCACTTCATGCAAAGTCGAATCCAAAGAGGAAA ATCATTGCTGTAGATGCTAGAAACCATGGCGAAAGTCCACACACGTCAAGTCACACGTATATCGATTTGGCTGAAGATATACGACACTTCTTTGAACAGAATAGTATAACGAAATCCATTTGCATCGGACACAGTATGGGCGGAC GTGCAATGATGTGTTTCGCTCTGAAATAT CCAGAACTAGTCGATCGAGCTATAATTGTGGATGTCTCTCCTGTGCGATCCAGTCCATCACTAATTGGTATGGGTGGTATTTTTGCTGCAATGACGACAGTGAACATACCGGCTACAATGAAAATGAGTGATGGTAGATCACTAGCCAATGAACAACTGATGGACGCCATACCAAGTAAAGAAACCCGAGATTTCGTTTTAATGAATTTAGTAAAGGGAGCTGATGGACG aTTCAGTTGGCGAGCCAATGTCGACGcattgcataagaattttaacGATCATATATCAACGTTTCCTGATAGTCTCGCCGGCAAACAATACCATGGTCCGGTTTTATTTTTGGCCGGCTCAAAATCCGATTATATTAA AGAGGGTGATCTGGATGGCATGAAAACAATATTCCCGAATAGCGAtctaaaattcattgattcCGGCCATCTGGTCCACGTGGAGCGGCCATATGATTTTTTAGATTTAGTGTTGAATTTCATAAACCATTGA
- the LOC119077017 gene encoding probable RNA-binding protein EIF1AD produces the protein MSRVTKRKHVMKEMLADDFEHPSNNQQIAKVLSSKGNNLHEVEPSVGDEPFLVSMPTKFRKNVWIKRGDFVIIEPIEEGDKVKAEIVRILTPQHIKEFRKDGIWPNKFSGDKEKEAAAVTTHSESDDGEDDDDDDDDGLVPNMNRKPNVYESSESDEDSDED, from the coding sequence ATGTCGCGTGTAACCAAACGTAAACATGTCATGAAAGAAATGCTGGCCGATGATTTTGAACATCCTTCCAACAATCAACAAATTGCCAAGGTGCTGAGCAGCAAAGGTAACAATTTGCATGAGGTCGAACCGAGCGTTGGCGACGAACCGTTTCTAGTGTCGATGCCGACAAAATTCCGGAAAAACGTCTGGATCAAACGGGGTGATTTTGTCATCATCGAACCAATCGAAGAAGGTGATAAGGTGAAGGCAGAAATTGTACGCATTCTGACTCCGCAGCACATCAAAGAATTTAGAAAGGATGGCATTTGGCCGAATAAATTTTCTGGTGATAAAGAAAAGGAGGCTGCTGCTGTTACTACACATAGTGAAAGTGACGATGGTGAggatgacgatgatgatgatgatgatgggcTCGTGCCGAATATGAATCGGAAGCCAAATGTATATGAAAGTAGCGAGTCAGATGAAGATAGCGATGAAGACTGA
- the LOC119077009 gene encoding dolichyl-diphosphooligosaccharide--protein glycosyltransferase subunit 1, with translation MANSLLTYLSVVCLIWSVQSAIDVEIQNKNVERTIDLTSQLVKISYKITLEHSAKKNINSYSFLVPTSDRSALAYISIRDSSKKDIKPTEETSQNGAVFVVNLPANAPTQILLVETVFTKSLLPYPTEIQQSDRQLVRYFGNAHFYSPFKTLSQKTTVQLSSKNVESYTAVKPSSQSDSTITYGPYENVAALSSQPITIHFENQSPFLTVTRLERVIEVSHWGNIAVEETIDMVHSGATLKGSFSRYDYQKDGRSGQASIKSYKTILPASASGVYYRDTNGNISTSAMRVHKDSVELDLRPRFPLFGGWKTHYTLGYNVPSFEYLFHTGENYLLKMRLVDHIYDDMAIDEIVVKIILPEGSTNIKLITPYPVTRKPDSLHYTYLDTFGRPVIQFTKSNLVENHIHEFNLKYTFPKIVMIQEPLLIVGFLYILFLCVIIWMRLDFSITKEKETHLHKE, from the exons ATGGCTAACTCTCTATTAACATACCTATCGGTCGTCTGTTTAATTTGGTCCGTGCAATCAGCCATCGacgtcgaaattcaaaacaaaaatgtcgaACGAACAATCGATTTGACATCGCAGCTCGTCAAGATATCGTACAAAATCACATTGGAGCACAGTGCCAAGAAAAACATCAATTCGTATTCGTTTTTGGTGCCGACAAGCGATCGCAGTGCCTTGGCTTACATTTCGATTCGGGACTCGTCCAAAAAGGATATCAAACCGACTGAAGAAACTAGTCAGAATGGGGCCGTATTTGTGGTTAACCTGCCAGCAAACGCCccaacacaaattttattggtCGAAACAGTGTTCACAAAGTCATTGTTGCCGTACCCAACGGAAATCCAGCAGTCCGATCGTCAACTGGTTCGATACTTTGGAAACGCTCATTTCTACAGTCCGTTCAAGACATTGAGCCAAAAGACTACCGTTCAATTGAGctcgaaaaatgttgaaagttACACTGCCGTCAAGCCGTCATCGCAATCCGACTCTACAATTACTTATGGCCCTTATGAGAACGTTGCAGCTCTTTCATCACAACCAATTACCATTCACTTCGAGAATCAGTCACCATTTTTGACAGTTACCCGTTTGGAGCGTGTAATCGAAGTGTCGCATTGGGGCAACATTGCTGTGGAGGAAACAATTGACATGGTTCATTCAGGTGCAACGCTTAAGGGATCATTTTCTCGTTATGATTACCAGAAAGATGGTCGTAGCGGTCAAGCAAGCATCAAATCGTACAAAACAATATTGCCTGCATCGGCCTCTGGCGTCTACTATCG CGACACAAACGGCAACATCTCAACATCAGCCATGCGGGTACACAAGGATTCAGTAGAATTGGATTTACGTCCCCGATTCCCCTTATTCGGCGGATGGAAAACTCATTACACTCTTGGTTACAATGTTCCCAGCTTCGAATATCTGTTCCACACTGGCGAAAACTATTTGCTTAAGATGCGACTCGTCGATCACATTTACGACGACATGGCCATCGATGAAATTGTGGTGAAAATTATTCTTCCCGAAGGAAGTACGAACATCAAATTGATAACGCCATACCCAGTAACAAGAAAACCCGACTCGCTACACTACACGTACTTGGATACGTTCGGCCGGCCGGTCATTCAGTTTACGAAGAGTAATTTGGTCGAAAATCATATCCATGAGTTCAATTTGAAGTACACTTTCCCGAAAATTGTGATGATTCAGGAGCCGCTGCTGATTGTCGGCTTcctttacattttgtttttgtgcgTCATCATTTGGATGAGACTTGATTTTTCGATAACAAAGGAAAAGGAAACACATCTGCACAAGGAATAG